One Sphingomonas sp. FARSPH DNA segment encodes these proteins:
- a CDS encoding glycosyltransferase family 2 protein yields the protein MTDPIVSFVIPSYNGEGFIGETLRSIEAQTLRDWEAIVVDDGSSDGTRALIRDWPDPRVRLIERDQNGGPVLARNMGVAAARGRYIAGLDQDDLCLPDRIARQVAYLDRHRDVALLGTQAEQLRDGRVSAMHYPTHTTPDLIGWLSWIENPLVWSTVMIRADVAHRLDPFSRPDLVYAEDFDLYHRIAAFGRLARLDEPLVLYRQHAGGVSKRFVDTMRASATRALTEAHADVLGEDAGRLATLLVVHNMGGAAVPDRATLQTLGNGIARLQAAYLARHDPDRESRKLIRWETARRWAGIGRAALRSGSVGVGDVLAARPPHLGLGYAGLETLLWCGAIGAARRVRRRA from the coding sequence ATGACCGACCCGATCGTCTCGTTCGTCATCCCCAGCTACAATGGCGAAGGGTTCATCGGCGAGACGTTGCGGTCGATCGAGGCGCAGACGCTGCGCGACTGGGAGGCGATCGTCGTCGACGACGGATCGTCCGATGGCACCCGCGCCCTGATCCGCGACTGGCCGGACCCACGCGTCCGCCTGATCGAACGCGACCAGAACGGCGGCCCGGTGCTGGCGCGCAACATGGGCGTCGCTGCCGCGCGCGGCCGCTACATCGCCGGGTTGGACCAGGACGATCTGTGCCTGCCCGACCGGATCGCACGCCAGGTCGCCTATCTCGACCGTCATCGCGACGTCGCGTTGCTGGGGACGCAGGCGGAGCAGCTGCGCGACGGGCGCGTGTCGGCGATGCATTATCCGACGCACACGACGCCCGACCTCATCGGCTGGCTCAGCTGGATCGAAAATCCCTTGGTCTGGTCGACGGTGATGATCCGCGCCGACGTCGCGCACCGGCTCGACCCGTTCAGCCGGCCCGACCTCGTCTATGCTGAGGATTTCGACCTCTATCACCGTATCGCCGCGTTCGGCCGGCTCGCGCGGCTCGACGAACCGCTGGTCCTCTATCGCCAGCATGCCGGCGGCGTCTCCAAGCGGTTCGTCGACACGATGCGCGCCAGCGCGACGCGCGCGCTTACCGAAGCGCATGCCGACGTGCTGGGCGAGGATGCCGGGCGGCTCGCCACGCTGCTCGTCGTCCACAATATGGGCGGTGCCGCCGTGCCCGACCGCGCGACGCTGCAGACGCTGGGCAACGGCATCGCGCGGTTGCAGGCGGCCTATCTCGCACGCCACGACCCGGACCGCGAAAGCCGCAAGCTGATCCGCTGGGAAACCGCGCGGCGCTGGGCCGGGATCGGGCGCGCGGCGCTGCGATCGGGATCGGTGGGCGTCGGCGACGTGCTGGCGGCACGTCCGCCGCACTTGGGCCTGGGCTATGCCGGGCTGGAAACCTTATTGTGGTGCGGCGCGATCGGCGCAGCGCGGCGGGTGCGCCGCCGCGCCTGA
- a CDS encoding DegT/DnrJ/EryC1/StrS family aminotransferase translates to MEFPLIAPRPPRLSELGEGLRRIEASGVFSNNGPEVRAFEREVVDALFDGTGAAVAVGNATLGLMIAIRQAAGLHPAPGTLALMPAMTFAATGQAAMWAGLTPLIVDVDPDEWSIDPAAEEHALARYGSRIGVLVPYATFGTAIDLDRYAWLARRFGVGVVIDAAASLGTRDTEGRGFGTGAPFTLVYSMHATKTFSVAEGGLIYSGDRALIDQLRSMTNFGFEGGRSATLPGINAKLPEVLALMARAKLTQVDAICDARAEIDVAYRAALAGFTFQRARGMRQAAQFMPVLLPRDLAPHRDAIGAALAADGVGVGRYFSPHLGEQRLFRDTAIVEATPVADDLSARMLSLPVTDAMCPADAHTIAGRLAAAIERVAETAADNLGICMDDTTRGCVVIGGGPAGTAMLTAASKSGQLVPLAEDGLTLVERGGRIGPGALGGYAIRSDTTAETFLSAVRDNPHPELAALADHPAARRMATYCGQLGAPLIDTAPLLGVTADRLRTIVTEHGGTVLTGAEALHAQRTRDGSWTTMLATPDGPRLLTSRSIVVATGGYQTDEHVAAKVVAGATLGTLAGDRLMRSDALLRLGGVDTAVERLRGRPAPRIAIVGASTSALAAAVLLLKRHDLPLGAGAITLLVREIPKPFYPNIEAAHADGFTDFDADDICPISGFVLRLAGLRLESRELVLRMLALAGRTPDPRVAIHRIAGDDDAAARAILSDADLVVGALGYRPRALPLFDTAGAPIALAHTAGRPMVDRHCRILDAADLPVPGAYGIGLSAGFVPWGRLGGEKSFRGQANGLWLWQNDVGQMIVDQVLGTEAPSVQVAA, encoded by the coding sequence ATGGAATTTCCGCTGATCGCCCCACGCCCACCCCGTCTTTCCGAACTCGGCGAAGGCCTGCGGCGCATCGAGGCATCGGGCGTGTTCAGCAACAACGGCCCGGAAGTCCGCGCGTTCGAACGCGAGGTGGTCGACGCGCTGTTCGATGGTACCGGGGCGGCGGTGGCGGTCGGCAACGCGACGCTGGGGCTGATGATCGCGATCCGCCAGGCAGCGGGCCTGCACCCGGCGCCGGGCACGCTTGCACTGATGCCGGCGATGACCTTTGCCGCCACGGGACAGGCGGCGATGTGGGCCGGTCTGACACCGCTGATCGTCGACGTCGATCCGGACGAGTGGAGCATCGATCCGGCAGCGGAGGAGCACGCGCTCGCCCGGTACGGCAGCCGAATTGGCGTTCTCGTACCCTATGCGACGTTCGGTACCGCGATCGACCTCGACCGTTACGCCTGGTTGGCGCGCCGGTTCGGGGTAGGCGTCGTGATCGACGCCGCCGCATCGCTGGGTACGCGCGACACGGAGGGGCGCGGCTTCGGCACGGGCGCGCCCTTCACGCTCGTCTATTCGATGCACGCGACCAAGACGTTTTCAGTCGCGGAAGGCGGCCTGATCTACAGCGGCGACCGCGCGCTGATCGATCAGTTGCGCAGCATGACCAATTTCGGCTTCGAAGGCGGGCGTAGCGCGACCTTGCCGGGCATCAACGCCAAGCTGCCCGAGGTGCTCGCGCTGATGGCGCGCGCCAAGCTGACGCAGGTCGACGCGATCTGCGACGCGCGTGCCGAGATCGACGTTGCCTACCGCGCGGCCCTGGCCGGTTTCACCTTCCAGCGCGCGCGCGGGATGAGACAGGCGGCGCAGTTCATGCCGGTGCTGCTGCCGCGCGATCTCGCGCCGCACCGCGACGCGATCGGCGCCGCGTTGGCGGCGGACGGTGTCGGCGTCGGCCGCTATTTCAGCCCGCACCTGGGCGAGCAGCGGCTGTTCCGCGACACCGCCATCGTCGAGGCGACACCGGTCGCGGACGATCTGTCCGCGCGGATGCTCAGCCTTCCGGTCACCGACGCGATGTGTCCCGCCGACGCCCACACCATCGCGGGACGCCTGGCGGCGGCGATCGAACGGGTTGCCGAAACCGCCGCGGACAATCTTGGGATTTGTATGGACGACACGACGCGCGGCTGCGTGGTGATCGGTGGGGGCCCCGCGGGCACCGCGATGCTCACCGCCGCGAGCAAATCGGGCCAGCTCGTGCCGCTCGCCGAGGATGGACTCACGCTGGTCGAGCGCGGAGGCCGGATCGGCCCGGGCGCGCTCGGCGGCTATGCGATCCGGTCGGACACGACCGCCGAAACATTCCTGTCGGCAGTGAGAGACAATCCGCATCCCGAACTCGCGGCGCTCGCCGACCATCCCGCGGCGCGGCGCATGGCGACCTATTGCGGCCAGCTGGGCGCGCCGCTCATCGATACCGCGCCGCTGCTGGGCGTGACCGCGGACCGGTTGCGCACTATCGTCACGGAGCACGGCGGCACGGTGCTGACCGGCGCGGAGGCGCTGCACGCGCAGCGGACGCGCGACGGATCGTGGACGACGATGCTGGCGACGCCGGATGGCCCGCGCCTGCTGACGTCGCGCAGCATCGTCGTCGCGACCGGAGGATATCAGACCGACGAGCATGTCGCGGCCAAGGTCGTCGCCGGCGCGACGCTCGGCACCCTCGCCGGCGACCGGTTGATGCGATCGGACGCGCTACTGCGGCTGGGCGGGGTGGACACCGCGGTCGAGCGCCTGCGCGGCCGTCCCGCACCGCGCATCGCCATCGTCGGCGCCTCCACCAGCGCGCTCGCTGCCGCGGTGCTGCTGCTCAAGCGACACGACCTGCCGCTCGGCGCGGGCGCGATCACCCTGCTGGTGCGCGAAATCCCCAAGCCCTTCTACCCCAATATCGAGGCCGCACACGCCGACGGCTTCACCGATTTCGACGCGGACGACATCTGCCCGATCAGCGGCTTCGTACTGCGCCTTGCCGGCCTGCGCCTCGAATCGCGCGAACTGGTGCTGCGCATGCTGGCACTGGCGGGGCGCACGCCCGACCCGCGCGTCGCGATCCACCGTATCGCGGGCGACGACGATGCCGCCGCGCGCGCGATCCTGTCGGATGCCGACCTCGTCGTCGGCGCGCTCGGCTATCGTCCGCGCGCGCTGCCGCTGTTCGATACGGCGGGCGCGCCGATCGCGCTGGCGCACACCGCCGGCCGGCCGATGGTCGATCGCCATTGCCGCATCCTCGATGCCGCCGACCTGCCCGTGCCGGGCGCCTATGGCATCGGCCTGTCGGCGGGCTTCGTCCCCTGGGGCCGGCTGGGTGGGGAAAAGAGCTTTCGTGGCCAGGCGAACGGCCTGTGGCTGTGGCAGAACGACGTCGGCCAGATGATCGTCGATCAGGTGCTTGGCACGGAGGCGCCGTCGGTCCAGGTGGCGGCATGA
- a CDS encoding MarR family winged helix-turn-helix transcriptional regulator, giving the protein MRSGNSCHGNYMGFYTDSTFMPETSIGYLVRRSHQLSVQALEPIFAAAGMTATQWSALASIRVQRLSTCAAVARDIAYDKGATTRLLDSLEERGWINRRRDHGDRRVVHVMLTPAGETAAMAVRDAVVAQWNEWLTDWNDKDIMDLIRLLQRLRGTLTQATDEGAAA; this is encoded by the coding sequence GTGCGCTCCGGCAACAGTTGCCATGGCAACTATATGGGCTTCTACACCGACTCGACGTTCATGCCGGAAACCTCGATCGGCTATCTCGTCCGCCGCTCGCACCAATTGAGCGTGCAGGCGCTAGAGCCGATCTTCGCGGCGGCGGGGATGACGGCGACGCAATGGTCGGCGCTCGCATCGATCCGTGTCCAGCGGCTCAGCACCTGCGCCGCGGTGGCGCGCGACATAGCCTACGACAAGGGCGCGACGACGCGGCTGCTCGACTCGCTGGAGGAGCGCGGCTGGATCAACCGGCGGCGCGACCACGGCGACCGCCGCGTCGTTCACGTGATGCTGACCCCTGCGGGCGAGACGGCGGCGATGGCGGTGCGCGACGCGGTCGTGGCGCAATGGAACGAATGGCTTACCGATTGGAACGACAAGGATATCATGGACCTCATCCGTCTTTTACAGCGGCTGCGCGGTACGTTGACGCAGGCCACCGACGAAGGCGCGGCGGCATGA
- a CDS encoding efflux transporter outer membrane subunit — MTRARLAPLLSAALLAGCAVPHSPPAVAPLAPAALGLDAATTPVIADDWWKGFGDPQLDRLVADATAGNPTLDAALARVRQAEAVLAGRRAEDGPNVTLDASVQPQRFSGNYIIPPPYGGTVRTIGQVQGNLSWNLDLFGRQHAAIVGARASARAAALDVAAARLAIAGSVVQTYIDLARAETQARLARDTVATRQRSLDLVNVRIRNRLASNLQAEAAGTLLAQAREAAVRADGARAIAANALAALAGRGHDYALAIQPARLNLDAALPLPRTLPADLLARRPDIAAAEARIDAAAAGRQVARRAFYPNVNLAAFAGLQAIGLGNLIGLDSAAVGAGPAIHLPLFDNGRLKADLAGATAALDVATADYNDRVIGAVRDAADAIALVDNIAQQRARAAEVVRGLSETNRLNAIRVSSGLDSKLDLVDTDIRLLDARLATTNLAADAARQRVALVLALGGGFTPAQETAR; from the coding sequence ATGACCCGCGCGCGCCTGGCCCCGTTGCTGTCTGCGGCCCTGCTCGCCGGCTGCGCGGTGCCGCACAGTCCGCCCGCCGTCGCGCCGCTTGCGCCCGCCGCGCTCGGCCTCGATGCCGCGACCACGCCCGTCATCGCGGACGATTGGTGGAAGGGCTTCGGCGATCCCCAGCTCGACCGGCTGGTCGCCGACGCGACCGCGGGCAATCCGACGCTCGATGCCGCGCTCGCCCGCGTGCGCCAGGCGGAGGCGGTGCTCGCCGGTCGCCGCGCCGAAGACGGCCCCAACGTCACGCTCGATGCCTCGGTGCAGCCGCAGCGCTTCTCCGGCAATTACATCATCCCACCCCCCTATGGCGGCACGGTGCGGACGATCGGCCAGGTGCAGGGCAATCTGTCGTGGAACCTCGATCTGTTCGGGCGCCAGCATGCCGCGATCGTCGGCGCGCGCGCCTCGGCCCGTGCCGCCGCGCTCGACGTCGCCGCGGCACGACTCGCCATCGCGGGATCGGTGGTGCAGACGTACATCGACCTCGCCCGGGCGGAAACGCAGGCGCGGCTGGCCCGCGACACGGTCGCGACGCGGCAGCGCTCGCTCGACCTCGTCAACGTGCGCATCCGCAATCGTCTCGCCAGCAACCTGCAGGCCGAAGCCGCGGGCACGTTGCTGGCGCAGGCGCGCGAGGCGGCGGTGCGCGCCGACGGCGCGCGCGCCATTGCCGCCAATGCGCTCGCCGCGCTGGCGGGGCGGGGGCATGACTATGCGCTGGCGATCCAGCCCGCGCGGCTCAACCTCGACGCGGCGTTGCCGCTGCCGCGCACCCTGCCCGCCGACCTGCTCGCGCGTCGGCCGGACATCGCCGCGGCCGAGGCGCGGATCGACGCCGCCGCGGCGGGACGCCAGGTTGCGCGCCGTGCCTTCTATCCCAACGTCAACCTCGCCGCCTTTGCAGGGCTCCAGGCGATCGGGCTCGGCAACCTGATCGGCCTCGATTCCGCGGCGGTGGGGGCGGGCCCGGCGATCCACCTGCCGTTGTTCGACAATGGCCGGCTGAAGGCGGATCTCGCCGGCGCGACCGCCGCGCTCGACGTCGCCACCGCCGATTACAATGATCGCGTGATCGGGGCGGTGCGCGATGCCGCAGACGCGATCGCGCTGGTCGACAATATCGCGCAGCAGCGCGCACGGGCGGCGGAGGTCGTGCGCGGCCTGTCCGAAACCAACCGCCTCAACGCGATCCGCGTGTCGAGCGGCCTCGACAGCAAGCTCGACCTTGTCGACACCGACATCCGCCTGCTCGACGCGCGTCTCGCCACCACCAACCTCGCCGCCGATGCGGCCCGCCAGCGTGTCGCGCTGGTGCTGGCGCTCGGCGGCGGGTTCACGCCTGCCCAGGAAACCGCCCGATGA
- a CDS encoding efflux RND transporter periplasmic adaptor subunit — protein sequence MATKEPARPRARRLGFAILTAIVVIALIVWAVMHFLLANPEEETDDAYVAGDVVSVTARDAGQVIAIHADNTQTVRAGQPLLDLDPVTADVNLASAAAELARAVRATRADFSKVSESGASVVQARAQLSAATSDYARRQGAAAQGAVSGEELAHAADAVKVARANLNLALSQQAQSRSAVQGTDVSTNPAVLAAVAAYRRAAIIRSHMHVVAPIDGVVAQRTVQIGQQVAAGTPLMAVVPLSRVWIDANFRETQLKDLRIGQPATVTADMYGKGIVYHGRVIGLGAGSGNAFALLPPQNASGNWIKIVQRVPVRIALDAGELQRNPLRVGLSANVTVATGDLSGPRLGQAATTAYTDRPADDRDPAVEARIRQIIAANR from the coding sequence ATGGCGACGAAGGAGCCGGCGCGCCCGCGCGCGCGGCGGCTGGGCTTCGCGATCCTCACGGCGATCGTCGTCATCGCGCTGATCGTCTGGGCGGTGATGCATTTCCTGCTCGCCAATCCGGAAGAGGAAACGGACGACGCCTATGTCGCGGGCGACGTCGTCTCCGTCACCGCGCGTGACGCGGGACAGGTGATCGCGATCCACGCCGACAATACGCAGACGGTGAGGGCGGGGCAGCCCTTGCTCGACCTCGACCCGGTCACCGCCGACGTCAACCTCGCCAGCGCCGCGGCCGAACTGGCGCGGGCGGTGCGCGCGACGCGCGCCGACTTCTCCAAGGTCTCCGAAAGCGGCGCCTCGGTAGTGCAGGCGCGCGCGCAGCTGTCCGCCGCGACCTCCGACTATGCCCGCCGCCAGGGTGCGGCGGCGCAGGGCGCGGTGTCGGGCGAGGAACTGGCGCACGCCGCCGACGCGGTGAAGGTGGCGCGCGCCAACCTCAATCTCGCGCTCAGCCAGCAGGCGCAGTCGCGCTCTGCGGTGCAGGGCACCGACGTGTCGACCAACCCCGCGGTGCTCGCCGCGGTCGCCGCCTATCGCCGCGCCGCGATCATCCGCAGCCACATGCACGTCGTCGCGCCGATCGACGGCGTCGTCGCGCAGCGCACCGTGCAGATCGGGCAGCAGGTCGCGGCGGGCACGCCGCTGATGGCGGTCGTGCCGCTGTCGCGCGTGTGGATCGACGCCAATTTCCGCGAAACGCAGCTCAAGGATCTGCGCATCGGCCAGCCCGCGACGGTTACCGCCGACATGTACGGCAAGGGCATCGTCTATCATGGCCGGGTGATCGGCCTGGGCGCAGGCTCGGGCAACGCCTTCGCGCTGCTGCCGCCGCAGAACGCCAGCGGCAACTGGATCAAGATCGTGCAGCGCGTGCCGGTGCGCATCGCGCTCGACGCGGGCGAGTTGCAGCGCAATCCCTTGCGCGTCGGCCTGTCGGCGAACGTCACCGTCGCGACGGGCGATCTGTCCGGGCCGCGCCTGGGCCAGGCGGCGACCACCGCCTATACCGACAGGCCCGCCGACGATCGCGATCCCGCGGTCGAGGCGCGCATCCGCCAGATCATCGCGGCGAACCGGTAA
- a CDS encoding DHA2 family efflux MFS transporter permease subunit: protein MSAPATELPPLEGGRRALLAFALALGTFMMVLDSTIANVSLPTIAGNLGVSSDNSTWIITAFAVANGVAVPLTGWLMGRFGVVRTFCVAVAAFTLASFLCGIAWNLQSLILFRILQGACSGPMMPGSQALLISIFPADRRSTALGVWSMTTLVGPVMGPILGGWISDNYHWSWIFLINVPVGIFCALTCWNGLKSRETPTRKLPIDTVGLGLLVLWVGALQVVLDLGKNADWFNDTTICIMTVIAAVGFVAWLIWELTDANPAVDLSLFANRNFAIGTAVFCMGYAIFFANTLILPLWLQTQVGYTATWAGLIAAPSGLVAVVMSPLAARLSGKVDARILASIAFLAFAVSYWMRSRFVTDATVVDFMLPLLVQGIGMSVFFLAMITILLDGIPPHRIPSATGISNFARIVAGSFSASIITTAWDRRETLHQTRLADAVGQGTAFQMASDKLQHLGASSTQAAAAITRQMVGQAYLLASTDLFRLSAYLCIAGTLLVWFTRRPAAVSGPVAAD from the coding sequence ATGAGCGCCCCCGCAACCGAACTGCCGCCGCTGGAGGGCGGGCGCCGCGCCTTGCTCGCCTTCGCGCTCGCGCTCGGCACCTTCATGATGGTGCTCGACAGCACTATCGCCAACGTCTCGCTGCCGACGATCGCGGGCAATCTCGGCGTCTCCAGCGACAATTCGACGTGGATCATCACCGCCTTCGCCGTCGCGAACGGCGTCGCGGTGCCGCTGACCGGCTGGCTGATGGGCCGGTTCGGCGTCGTACGTACCTTCTGCGTCGCAGTGGCGGCGTTCACGCTCGCCTCGTTCCTGTGCGGCATCGCGTGGAACCTGCAGTCGCTGATCCTCTTTCGTATCCTGCAAGGCGCGTGTTCGGGACCGATGATGCCGGGCAGCCAGGCGTTGCTGATCTCGATCTTCCCCGCCGACCGGCGCTCGACCGCGCTCGGCGTCTGGTCGATGACCACCCTCGTGGGCCCGGTGATGGGACCTATCCTGGGCGGCTGGATCAGCGACAATTACCATTGGAGCTGGATTTTCCTCATCAACGTGCCCGTCGGCATCTTCTGCGCGCTCACCTGCTGGAACGGCCTGAAAAGCCGCGAGACGCCGACGCGCAAGCTGCCGATCGATACCGTTGGGTTAGGGCTGCTCGTGCTGTGGGTCGGCGCGCTGCAAGTCGTGCTCGACCTCGGCAAGAACGCCGACTGGTTCAACGACACGACGATCTGCATCATGACGGTGATCGCCGCGGTCGGTTTCGTCGCCTGGCTGATCTGGGAATTGACCGATGCCAATCCGGCAGTCGACCTGTCGCTGTTCGCTAACCGCAATTTCGCGATCGGCACCGCGGTCTTCTGCATGGGCTATGCGATCTTCTTCGCCAATACGCTGATCCTGCCGCTCTGGCTGCAGACGCAGGTCGGCTATACCGCGACCTGGGCGGGGCTGATCGCGGCGCCCAGCGGGCTCGTCGCTGTGGTCATGTCGCCGCTCGCCGCGCGGCTGTCGGGCAAGGTCGATGCGCGCATCCTCGCCAGCATCGCCTTTCTCGCCTTTGCCGTCTCCTACTGGATGCGATCGCGGTTCGTCACCGACGCGACCGTCGTCGACTTCATGCTGCCGCTGCTGGTGCAGGGCATCGGGATGAGCGTGTTCTTCCTCGCGATGATCACCATCCTGCTCGACGGCATCCCGCCGCACCGCATCCCGTCGGCGACCGGCATTTCCAACTTCGCGCGGATCGTCGCCGGATCATTCTCTGCCTCGATCATCACCACCGCCTGGGATCGGCGCGAGACGCTGCACCAGACGCGCCTGGCGGATGCGGTGGGGCAGGGGACGGCGTTTCAAATGGCGAGCGACAAGCTGCAGCATCTCGGCGCCTCGTCGACGCAGGCGGCGGCGGCGATCACCCGCCAGATGGTGGGGCAAGCCTATCTGCTCGCATCGACCGACCTGTTCCGGCTGTCGGCCTATCTGTGCATCGCGGGCACGTTGCTGGTGTGGTTCACGCGGCGTCCGGCGGCGGTCAGCGGGCCGGTGGCGGCGGATTGA
- a CDS encoding response regulator: MTAPTILLVEDDPALRTLTTRALQENGYIVRPASAAPEMWLALEAGPVDLVLLDIMLPGTSGIDLCRALRQKSEVPIIFISAKGSETDRVVGLELGADDYLPKPFGTRELIARVRAVLRRGQLERRSGEREEGVLSFDGWTVTLPRRELTSPTGAVVDLTGAEFDLLVALAEHAGRVIARERLIELSRTRLGDSSDRSIDVLVSRLRRKLSNAGQDAPIITVRGVGYMFNTEVTRR; this comes from the coding sequence ATGACCGCCCCCACCATCCTCCTGGTCGAGGACGATCCCGCGCTGCGCACACTGACGACGCGGGCGTTGCAGGAAAACGGCTACATCGTCCGCCCCGCCTCCGCCGCGCCGGAGATGTGGCTGGCGCTGGAGGCCGGTCCCGTCGACCTCGTCCTGCTCGACATCATGCTGCCCGGCACCAGCGGCATCGACCTGTGCCGCGCGCTCCGTCAAAAGAGCGAGGTCCCGATCATCTTCATCAGCGCCAAGGGCAGCGAGACCGACCGCGTCGTCGGGCTGGAACTCGGCGCGGACGATTACCTGCCCAAGCCGTTCGGCACGCGCGAGCTGATCGCCCGCGTCCGCGCGGTGTTGCGCCGCGGCCAGCTCGAACGGCGCAGCGGCGAGCGCGAGGAGGGCGTGTTGAGCTTCGATGGCTGGACGGTCACGTTGCCACGCCGCGAGCTGACCTCGCCCACCGGTGCCGTCGTCGACCTAACCGGCGCGGAGTTCGACCTGCTCGTGGCGCTGGCCGAACATGCCGGCCGCGTCATCGCGCGCGAACGGCTGATCGAGCTGTCGCGCACGCGGCTCGGCGACAGTTCGGATCGCAGCATCGACGTGCTGGTCAGCCGCCTGCGCCGCAAATTGTCCAACGCCGGCCAGGACGCGCCGATCATCACCGTGCGCGGCGTCGGCTACATGTTCAACACCGAGGTGACGCGCCGTTGA
- a CDS encoding ATP-binding protein, giving the protein MRRLLRPSIGLIGQIVAILLLTMVIEFGVSTLLYERASQFSVRDDEARRLAEHLVIARRLVAEQPPPRRAAMAEDLTTERYALDWQQSLPAPPPIAPALDSMRHQVIEWEPSLARSDLRLRLSSPGRSSVVTGGLQLPDGSWLYFRTLEPLQNLNLAAERILLALIPALALMLLGGLLIQQMLRPMRNLAAAADRFGDGVHAPVPEDGPGEVRRVVAAFNRMAGRIQRLIADRTQALAAVGHDLRTPLARLRLRADGVDDPAVRAAIGRDLGEMEAMISSLLAFLGGDSDPEVPVLTDIAVVCATLIDDVEDRDLPGRYDGPNHCEVRVRPVAFKRALSNLVENALHYAGNVVLRLDSKSEGVTIAVEDDGPGIPDEQLKRVLEPFVRLDTARPRDTVGFGLGLPIVAKIVAGEGGTLSLSNRAGGGLRAAIFLPR; this is encoded by the coding sequence TTGAGGCGCCTGTTGCGGCCTTCGATCGGCCTGATCGGGCAGATCGTCGCGATCCTGCTGCTGACCATGGTGATCGAGTTCGGCGTATCGACGCTGTTGTACGAGCGGGCCAGCCAGTTCTCGGTCCGCGACGACGAGGCGCGCCGGCTCGCCGAGCATCTGGTTATCGCCCGCCGGCTCGTCGCCGAACAGCCGCCGCCGCGCCGCGCGGCGATGGCGGAGGACCTGACCACCGAGCGCTATGCGCTCGACTGGCAGCAGTCGCTGCCCGCGCCGCCGCCGATCGCGCCCGCGCTCGACAGCATGCGCCACCAGGTGATCGAATGGGAGCCGTCGCTCGCGCGGTCTGACCTCAGGCTGCGGCTCAGTTCGCCCGGGCGCAGTTCCGTCGTTACCGGCGGCCTGCAATTGCCCGACGGCAGTTGGCTCTATTTCCGCACGCTGGAGCCGCTCCAGAATCTCAACCTCGCCGCCGAACGGATCCTGCTCGCGCTGATCCCCGCGCTCGCGCTGATGCTGCTTGGCGGACTGCTCATCCAGCAGATGCTGCGCCCGATGCGCAACCTCGCCGCGGCCGCGGACCGGTTCGGCGACGGCGTCCACGCGCCGGTGCCGGAGGACGGGCCGGGCGAGGTGCGCCGCGTCGTCGCCGCTTTCAACCGCATGGCGGGCCGCATCCAGCGGCTGATCGCCGACCGGACGCAGGCGCTCGCCGCGGTCGGTCACGACCTGCGCACGCCGCTCGCGCGCCTCCGCCTGCGCGCCGACGGCGTCGACGATCCCGCGGTGCGCGCGGCGATCGGCCGCGATCTGGGCGAGATGGAGGCGATGATCTCCTCATTGCTCGCGTTTCTCGGCGGCGACAGCGATCCGGAAGTGCCCGTGCTCACCGATATCGCCGTGGTCTGCGCGACCTTGATCGACGATGTCGAGGATCGGGACCTGCCCGGCCGATACGACGGGCCGAACCATTGCGAGGTGCGCGTGCGCCCGGTCGCCTTCAAGCGCGCGCTGTCCAACCTCGTCGAAAATGCGCTCCATTATGCCGGCAACGTCGTGCTGCGGCTGGACAGCAAGAGCGAGGGCGTCACGATCGCGGTCGAGGACGACGGGCCCGGCATTCCTGACGAACAGCTGAAACGCGTGCTCGAACCCTTCGTCCGCCTCGACACCGCGCGGCCGCGCGACACCGTCGGTTTCGGGCTCGGCCTGCCGATCGTCGCGAAGATCGTCGCGGGCGAGGGCGGGACGCTCAGCCTGTCCAATCGCGCGGGCGGCGGCCTGCGCGCGGCGATCTTCCTGCCGCGATAA